The following nucleotide sequence is from Cucumis melo cultivar AY chromosome 1, USDA_Cmelo_AY_1.0, whole genome shotgun sequence.
TACATAATAGTGGGACCGATCAAAAGTTGAGAGTTTTGTATTTTTCTAAATCTCAAGGTCATAATCGTAAATAAATCATAAATAGTTGAGTACGCccaatataaaagatcttgttCCAGATCATTCAAAGCACCATGCAACCAATTTAAAGcatttcttcaattaattaattttctattaCGATCGCAATTAACATTAAATGAAATCATAATAGAAAATCACTATTCAATAACATTAATGTAATCCAAATCCATCCAACATTAGTGCTGGTGATCAACTTATTCAAATAGTCGTTCACATTCCAAAGGATTTTCATCTAATTATTCTAGAGATGGAACTCAAGAAAATTTGCTACTCTAATTATATTGTTCATGTTGTatagaataagagaaagaaATAGAGAAGTAAGAGATTATCCATTGATGCGTTTCATCGCTAGCACTGTATAGTGTATATCAACATCAGGTTCTGGTTCTTGTTCCAATCCAATCCTACCTAAAACTACTCAGACACTCCTCTGTGCCATACTCTCTTAGCCTTTGCGAAACTCCTAAATTGAACTCAACCCTTTAATCATTGATGAACCATAGTATCACAACATTTGAAATATCAAGACCCCATCCCTTTCCCTAGTACTAAGCAACACCAAGTCTAAGTTCAAGATGAGAACCAAGTGAAGAGGAACAAGCCTGAAAAATCCTCAAAGATCAAAATATACTATTTGCGTGGTTGAGTCCAAAAATTCCTAAAAGGTCTTGAAGATTGATTCCGAAACTTGATCCTTAGGGCATTACACCTTTTAAATACGCCATGAATGCTTTTTGAGTTTAAGTTTTAtactctttcttttcatttattgaTTGACTTAAGTATTAGAGTGAATGTGACATGTagatgattttctttttattcaacTAAATTTTTAAGTTTATTCTCCTTCCTAATCGAAATATTAACATGGTTCCATAAACATATCTCTTATTCTTGATAAAGATTGGAAAATGAGAAAGTTAAAAGATAGATTTAAGTTTAACAAGATTATATATTGTTGACATACAATAGCCAGACTTTTGATGAgtttaagaaaattaaagttTTGAATCTTTTGACTTTTAAACAAGACTATATCATTGTTTGAACTAATTAAGCTATATGCTTACAAGTCGAGGAAGAGAGATTTTAAACTAAACACATTGAATTATTTCACCAAGACATTTATTAAGAGAGAAGATTTAGTAAGTACATAAAAATATCCCATAGAAATTAAGTTTGGCTATATAGGTTCGCCTTCTCCTTCTCTTTTACAATATATACAACTATTTAAGCATATACATACACCACCAAATATCAAACAACAATTATATTACCCCAATCAACAATAACCACTAAGGCAAAtaaaatcaaaccaaaattCCACTCGATCTCTGTCCACCCCACAATATACTTACCTACACACCGATTACAAAGAACAATTCTACTTAACTTTGTGATGTGACATATTTTTACCTGCTAATAAATACTACATATTACGAAAGTTAGTAGAAACTCGTCAAAATCatatttgtcatttttaaaattattctaaaaCCCATCGTtcaatcatttaaaaataatttaatattaaaatttatctttttaataacGTTATTGACGTATATTTCatccaaattaatttttaaagattaagataatgttttaaaatgattttgcaaatgacaaaaatgatattaattaaaagtaaatatttttttttatagtataaaataaaaattgttcTCTCATAGTCCACTCGATCCAATCAACTTAGTCAATCCAAAAGTCACGGCCATAGCTGCCCACCCTCCAATCAGGACCCTAACCACCGACCTAACCGTTGGCGCCTTCCCTAATGCCGCTCCCAACCAGCCGAACCCAACTAAGGCCACCGTGACTGCCACTACCACCACCCCGAGCCGAACCCTATACTCCCTTATGAACGCCGCAGCCAATAGTGGCACTATTGCCCCCGTAGAAAAGGCCAGGGCGGAAGCCGTCGCCGCCTGAAGAGGGTTCGGtaatttttctctctcctcttccTCCAACTCCTTTCTGTGATCACTGCTTCTTTTTATATGCGCCATTTCAATATCCAATTGAGAATAGACCGAAACAAACTCACCGATTGCCATGCTGCAAGCACCGGCAATGAGACCGGCAAAGCCAGTGAGGATCATGGCCTTGACGTCGTGCTTGACGGCACCAACACCCATCATGAGAGATGCCGTAGAGACAAGGCCATCGTTGGCACCAAGGACGGCCGCACGCAGCCATTGGGCGCGTTTTGAGTAGTCAAAGGGTTGGGATTGGATTTCATCTACTACATGGTTGTCACGGGAAGGGATGGGAAACTTGGTGCAACTATTGAGGGAGCTGCTTTGGTTGAGTGTGGACATGGTAAGACTTGGAATTAAAAATAGTGAGATAAATTTGAAGGCAAATATGGCTTAGAATGAAAATTAAAGAAGATgtatgaagaagatgaagaagttgAAGTGTGGTGAACACACGTCCTATTGATGTCTATTTAAGAGGGAAAATCTTAGATGATCATATAGTGGTAGTGACTTTCCACTAATGCAAGGGGAAAAAGACAAATTGAATTAACATAGCTTTTAACTTTCTCTAGctataatcaaataaaaaatatatatctatagTCTTAGGTGATTAACTAATAATTAAAACTTtatgtaataatcggatgaattTAGACTTTGgtttttttaagatttattcCACAAATATGGTATGAAATTTATAATCTAAATCATTTGAATTTCTGAGCTTTTCTCCAACAAATCGATTATGAtcatttttttacaattatttttgaaaatcatCTATATGCATGCATCAAATCTTGCATACGGTTTTTTCATAAATAGAATGTAACGAAATGTATAAATCGACACATTTACAAAAGCTTAGGCTTTAACattaatacaacaattaaagaCCTAAATATTATCAAATTTAGTACAATGTAAAAGAGGATTTGCAATTAAATATAACGATATATAAATCTAATTCTCAACGTGGACCATATTGTAACTAATGGGATTCGATCAGTGATAAACTAAACTATATTAATAAGAAAGTAACGAACTCCTATAATTGAAGGAAGTGCTAAAACACAAACATATACTTCAAATTAGTTTACATTGAGCACATAAGAACATCAAATAATTTTAATAGTATGCACATGGTAAAGAAATGGTGTTTTTTGTTAACTAATTAAAACAATACGTATATATTTATTAGTACACCAAGCGAAAGATTTAACTTTTATCGATCTATTATATTTATGGATGATATATATCTTAATTACCAATCTGATTATATTCAAAGGGGCAATTAAGTATAATATATGTTTCCATTCAAATTTGAACATAAAGTATAATATGCGTGGATTTCTTATGTGGTATACATTTATTTGTTCATGAATATATGAGTGGAAATACCACCAAATTGAAAGGTTATTGCTTGTCTCCATCTTTGCTTTgctttctctcttttcttttatttattttttctctcaaaaGAATCAACTTTGACTCTGTTTTTGAAGCTTAATTATTTTCTGTC
It contains:
- the LOC103500088 gene encoding vacuolar iron transporter homolog 2-like; translation: MSTLNQSSSLNSCTKFPIPSRDNHVVDEIQSQPFDYSKRAQWLRAAVLGANDGLVSTASLMMGVGAVKHDVKAMILTGFAGLIAGACSMAIGEFVSVYSQLDIEMAHIKRSSDHRKELEEEEREKLPNPLQAATASALAFSTGAIVPLLAAAFIREYRVRLGVVVVAVTVALVGFGWLGAALGKAPTVRSVVRVLIGGWAAMAVTFGLTKLIGSSGL